The following coding sequences lie in one Mercenaria mercenaria strain notata chromosome 5, MADL_Memer_1, whole genome shotgun sequence genomic window:
- the LOC128556892 gene encoding E3 ubiquitin-protein ligase SH3RF1-like isoform X2: MADATATGTMDATSSSGSVESTSIVPTSSDSVIKDSLTSSAVGQTSLQTSSDVPLTDSTQFPMQHATQMLPGNQVPMATTDPVSFTSDEVQGQTLQSQLQSGNIQSSQSLLPSSSTVNDISASDTLNSVQDTQSVIPTKSSDSQSVSTDVTKSSTVSDKTVSSVLADDETKNSNGDKSVLGVTKTLAGSVKPTDSVLPPVTSADTVDILPSSSESSTVMTGAVYSTNTPTTFSSAAQSLDTMSLKTTEAVPFPPTGKPMVPEASADSTILGGGLSDNIIYIGVPLCGLGILILLILCIICIRRRKSKAKGSPAKNRVQDLWVNNARQDIPLTSPSSVPEQNGGEAVLPDDIGCTTYEAVFDYKGELSTHLQLKQGDLVRVHRKEAAGWWRGTVGDQTGWFPSNYVQAAPPGKILLLYHFI; the protein is encoded by the exons ATGGCGGATGCAACAGCAACAGGGACAATGGATGCCACTTCGTCATCAGGAAGCGTGGAGTCCACGAGTATTGTGCCAACATCTTCAGACAGTGTTATAAAAGATAGTTTAACATCTAGTGCAGTAGGTCAAACTTCACTGCAGACTAGTTCTGATGTTCCTCTTACTGACTCCACTCAGTTTCCTATGCAACATGCCACACAGATGCTTCCTGGCAACCAGGTTCCCATGGCAACAACTGACCCAGTTTCTTTTACAAGTGatgaagttcaaggtcaaaccTTACAATCACAATTACAGTCAGGGAATATACAAAGTAGTCAGTCATTGTTGCCAAGCAGTAGTACAGTAAATGATATTAGTGCTAGTGATACCTTAAACAGTGTGCAAGATACGCAGTCTGTTATTCCAACAAAATCTAGTGACAGTCAGTCTGTTAGTACTGATGTTACTAAGTCTTCAACAGTGTCAGATAAAACAGTGTCTTCTGTACTAGCTGATGATGAAACTAAAAATTCCAATGGCGATAAAAGTGTTTTAGGAGTAACGAAAACTCTGGCTGGTAGTGTTAAGCCTACAGATTCTGTGTTGCCGCCAGTGACTTCGGCAGATACTGTGGATATATTACCGTCAAGTTCTGAGTCATCCACTGTCATGACTGGGGCAGTGTACAGCACAAACACACCCACTACATTCTCATCAGCTGCCCAGAGCTTAGATACTATGTCCCTGAAGACAACAGAAGCTGTACCTTTTCCACCAACGGGTAAACCCATGGTTCCTGAAGCCTCTGCAGATTCTACTATACTTGGAG gtGGATTGTCTGACAACATTATCTATATTGGAGTTCCACTGTGTGGATTAGGAATCCTCATATTGCTTATACTGTGTATTATCTGTATAAGGAGGAGAAAGTCAAAGGCAAAG GGTTCTCCAGCAAAGAATCGTGTCCAGGATTTATGGGTAAACAATGCCAGACAAGATATTCCACTGACATCACCAAGTTCAGTTCCTGAACAAAATGGCGGGGAGGCAGTTCTGCCAGATGATatag GGTGTACGACGTATGAGGCAGTGTTTGATTACAAAGGAGAACtgagtacccatttacagctgaaACAGGGTGACCTAGTGCGAGTACACCGGAAGGAGGCTGCTGGTTGGTGGAGAGGAACTGTAGGGGACCAGACTGGCTGGTTCCCTAGCAACTATGTACAGGCTGCACCGCCAGGTAAAATACTCTTGCTTTatcattttatatga
- the LOC128556892 gene encoding uncharacterized protein LOC128556892 isoform X1 encodes MADATATGTMDATSSSGSVESTSIVPTSSDSVIKDSLTSSAVGQTSLQTSSDVPLTDSTQFPMQHATQMLPGNQVPMATTDPVSFTSDEVQGQTLQSQLQSGNIQSSQSLLPSSSTVNDISASDTLNSVQDTQSVIPTKSSDSQSVSTDVTKSSTVSDKTVSSVLADDETKNSNGDKSVLGVTKTLAGSVKPTDSVLPPVTSADTVDILPSSSESSTVMTGAVYSTNTPTTFSSAAQSLDTMSLKTTEAVPFPPTGKPMVPEASADSTILGGGLSDNIIYIGVPLCGLGILILLILCIICIRRRKSKAKGSPAKNRVQDLWVNNARQDIPLTSPSSVPEQNGGEAVLPDDIAKWQRGETITGVRKRKGKKKDKNKEVNDDQKSAGLSDTDKGCTTYEAVFDYKGELSTHLQLKQGDLVRVHRKEAAGWWRGTVGDQTGWFPSNYVQAAPPGKILLLYHFI; translated from the exons ATGGCGGATGCAACAGCAACAGGGACAATGGATGCCACTTCGTCATCAGGAAGCGTGGAGTCCACGAGTATTGTGCCAACATCTTCAGACAGTGTTATAAAAGATAGTTTAACATCTAGTGCAGTAGGTCAAACTTCACTGCAGACTAGTTCTGATGTTCCTCTTACTGACTCCACTCAGTTTCCTATGCAACATGCCACACAGATGCTTCCTGGCAACCAGGTTCCCATGGCAACAACTGACCCAGTTTCTTTTACAAGTGatgaagttcaaggtcaaaccTTACAATCACAATTACAGTCAGGGAATATACAAAGTAGTCAGTCATTGTTGCCAAGCAGTAGTACAGTAAATGATATTAGTGCTAGTGATACCTTAAACAGTGTGCAAGATACGCAGTCTGTTATTCCAACAAAATCTAGTGACAGTCAGTCTGTTAGTACTGATGTTACTAAGTCTTCAACAGTGTCAGATAAAACAGTGTCTTCTGTACTAGCTGATGATGAAACTAAAAATTCCAATGGCGATAAAAGTGTTTTAGGAGTAACGAAAACTCTGGCTGGTAGTGTTAAGCCTACAGATTCTGTGTTGCCGCCAGTGACTTCGGCAGATACTGTGGATATATTACCGTCAAGTTCTGAGTCATCCACTGTCATGACTGGGGCAGTGTACAGCACAAACACACCCACTACATTCTCATCAGCTGCCCAGAGCTTAGATACTATGTCCCTGAAGACAACAGAAGCTGTACCTTTTCCACCAACGGGTAAACCCATGGTTCCTGAAGCCTCTGCAGATTCTACTATACTTGGAG gtGGATTGTCTGACAACATTATCTATATTGGAGTTCCACTGTGTGGATTAGGAATCCTCATATTGCTTATACTGTGTATTATCTGTATAAGGAGGAGAAAGTCAAAGGCAAAG GGTTCTCCAGCAAAGAATCGTGTCCAGGATTTATGGGTAAACAATGCCAGACAAGATATTCCACTGACATCACCAAGTTCAGTTCCTGAACAAAATGGCGGGGAGGCAGTTCTGCCAGATGATatag CAAAATGGCAGAGAGGGGAGACAATCACTGGTGTAAGGAAAAGAAAAGGTAAAAAGAAAGACAAGAATAAGGAGGTAAATGACGACCAGAAAAGTGCTGGTTTATCCGATACTGACAAAG GGTGTACGACGTATGAGGCAGTGTTTGATTACAAAGGAGAACtgagtacccatttacagctgaaACAGGGTGACCTAGTGCGAGTACACCGGAAGGAGGCTGCTGGTTGGTGGAGAGGAACTGTAGGGGACCAGACTGGCTGGTTCCCTAGCAACTATGTACAGGCTGCACCGCCAGGTAAAATACTCTTGCTTTatcattttatatga